The following coding sequences are from one Nitrosopumilaceae archaeon window:
- the infB gene encoding translation initiation factor IF-2: MQIRQPIVAVLGHVDSGKTSLLDKIRGTGVQGREAGGITQHIGASFLPSDTIKNVCGPLFAKLSGGKDEIPGLLVIDTPGHEVFTNLRARGGSAADIAILVVDVNRGFQPQTNESLKILQSRKVPFVIALNKVDQISGWKKTNTKFISQSIKEQDAFIQTALDELLYNVVGTLSILGYNSEAFYRVKDFTKEISIVPVSARTGEGIPELLAVLVGLTQQYMQKKLEQEEKSTKGIVLEVKEEIGLGVTANIILIDGNLKKGDTIILAKRDSVIATKAKAILLPKPLDEMRDPRDKFKPVNEVTAAAGVKIASPDLDGVLPGSPVYATSDDSQVEELKKLVESEMKSVFVKTDTKGVILKCDTIGSLEALTDLLKRQNVPISMADIGPVTRRDVVEALSIKEKDRHLGVVIAFNVKILQDAQDEADANHIRIFHDQIIYSLIDNYTHWVDEDTANEENAVFSEITPLCKFTFLKGYIFRKSNPAVFGVRVDVGNLRQKIPIMNMSGRKIGIIHQLQDNGKSIEMAKKGQEVAVSIQNITIDRQISEEEVFYSFPPAPEVKLLIKQFAHKLNPEEFQVLQEIVQIQRKLNPMYGY; this comes from the coding sequence TTGCAAATACGGCAGCCAATAGTAGCAGTTCTTGGTCATGTAGATTCAGGTAAGACTTCATTACTTGACAAAATTCGTGGAACTGGAGTACAAGGAAGAGAAGCAGGTGGTATTACTCAACATATTGGAGCAAGTTTTCTTCCATCTGATACAATAAAGAATGTCTGTGGTCCACTCTTTGCTAAACTAAGTGGAGGAAAGGATGAGATTCCAGGTCTTTTGGTAATTGATACGCCAGGACATGAAGTTTTTACAAATCTACGAGCTCGTGGAGGATCTGCAGCAGATATTGCAATATTGGTTGTTGATGTAAACAGAGGGTTTCAACCACAAACTAATGAAAGTTTGAAGATATTGCAGAGCAGAAAAGTACCGTTTGTAATAGCTTTAAACAAAGTAGATCAGATTTCTGGTTGGAAAAAAACTAATACAAAATTTATTTCACAATCAATAAAAGAACAAGATGCATTTATACAGACTGCACTTGATGAACTGCTTTACAACGTTGTCGGAACATTATCAATACTAGGTTACAATTCTGAAGCGTTTTACAGGGTTAAGGACTTTACAAAAGAAATATCCATAGTGCCAGTGAGTGCACGAACTGGAGAGGGAATTCCAGAATTACTTGCTGTGTTAGTAGGTTTAACCCAACAATATATGCAAAAAAAACTAGAACAGGAAGAAAAATCCACAAAAGGCATTGTACTTGAAGTCAAAGAGGAAATTGGTTTAGGTGTGACTGCAAACATTATTTTAATTGATGGTAACCTCAAAAAAGGTGATACCATAATCCTAGCAAAAAGGGATTCTGTAATTGCTACAAAAGCAAAAGCAATACTTTTACCAAAACCGCTTGATGAGATGAGAGATCCACGAGATAAATTCAAGCCTGTTAATGAAGTTACGGCTGCAGCAGGTGTCAAAATTGCGTCACCTGATCTTGATGGTGTTCTTCCAGGAAGTCCTGTATATGCCACCTCTGACGATTCTCAGGTAGAGGAATTGAAAAAATTAGTTGAATCTGAGATGAAATCTGTTTTTGTTAAAACAGATACAAAAGGAGTCATTCTAAAATGCGATACAATTGGTTCTCTTGAAGCTTTAACTGATCTATTAAAACGCCAAAACGTACCGATATCTATGGCAGATATCGGACCTGTTACAAGACGTGATGTAGTTGAAGCACTTTCAATAAAAGAAAAGGACAGACATCTGGGTGTTGTAATTGCATTTAATGTTAAAATTTTACAAGATGCCCAAGATGAAGCTGATGCAAATCATATAAGAATTTTCCATGATCAAATAATTTACAGTTTAATTGATAATTATACTCATTGGGTGGATGAAGACACTGCAAATGAAGAAAATGCTGTTTTTTCGGAGATTACTCCGTTGTGCAAATTTACATTTCTAAAAGGATACATATTTCGGAAAAGTAATCCAGCAGTCTTTGGTGTTCGTGTGGATGTGGGTAATCTAAGACAAAAAATTCCAATAATGAATATGTCTGGAAGAAAAATAGGGATAATCCACCAATTACAAGACAATGGAAAAAGTATTGAAATGGCTAAAAAAGGACAAGAAGTTGCGGTTTCAATCCAAAACATAACAATTGACAGACAAATATCAGAGGAAGAAGTTTTCTATTCTTTCCCACCAGCACCTGAGGTAAAGCTTTTGATCAAACAATTTGCTCACAAATTAAATCCTGAAGAATTCCAAGTATTACAAGAGATAGTGCAAATACAAAGAAAACTAAATCCTATGTATGGATATTAG
- the trxA gene encoding thioredoxin gives MVDKELEEIMKKKMAEMTTQKEPEILELTDANFDNAIASDKPVLVDFWATWCGPCQYMLPIFTRLSKKYKTIKFARVNVDDAQGISSRYGVYAIPTFIIFKNGQLVDKAVGAVGEPGIHMLAQKYA, from the coding sequence TTGGTAGATAAAGAACTTGAAGAAATAATGAAAAAGAAAATGGCCGAAATGACAACTCAAAAAGAACCAGAGATTCTGGAACTAACAGATGCGAATTTTGATAATGCTATTGCTAGCGATAAACCAGTACTTGTTGATTTTTGGGCTACTTGGTGCGGTCCATGCCAATACATGCTTCCAATATTTACCAGATTATCTAAAAAATATAAAACTATCAAATTTGCTCGAGTAAATGTTGATGATGCTCAGGGAATTTCTTCTAGATATGGTGTGTATGCAATTCCAACTTTTATCATTTTTAAAAATGGTCAACTAGTAGACAAGGCAGTTGGTGCAGTTGGCGAACCAGGTATTCATATGCTTGCACAGAAATATGCCTAA
- a CDS encoding archease, translating into MAYRDLEHMTDAFIEVTGNTLEEAFENAGISVVDTMIDINSVEEKSHKKIEIVAKDLNNLLYNWLEEIIILTITEGFAAKRFSVTLTKNVEYSLAANIDGEEIDFKKHHFKLEIKSPTFHLMEIKQEKPVMMRFLLDL; encoded by the coding sequence ATGGCATATAGAGATTTGGAACATATGACAGATGCCTTTATCGAGGTCACTGGAAACACACTTGAAGAAGCCTTTGAAAATGCTGGCATATCAGTTGTTGATACAATGATAGATATCAATTCAGTTGAAGAAAAAAGCCATAAAAAAATTGAAATCGTTGCAAAAGATCTTAATAACTTACTTTACAATTGGCTTGAAGAGATCATCATACTTACAATAACAGAGGGATTTGCAGCAAAAAGGTTTTCTGTAACATTAACAAAAAATGTCGAATATAGTCTTGCAGCAAATATAGACGGTGAAGAAATAGATTTTAAAAAACATCATTTCAAATTAGAGATAAAATCACCCACCTTTCACCTAATGGAAATAAAACAGGAAAAACCCGTCATGATGAGATTTCTTCTTGATTTATAG
- the hisS gene encoding histidine--tRNA ligase, whose product MDLPRGMRDIEFQETAKIEYIRQKFIQTSNLFGFHFMEPSPIELVSVIETKSGPSIKNEIYYFTDKGDREVALRFDFTIALTRYAVSQKSMKLPAKLSAFGGVWRYDEPQKGRYRFFHQWDVEIYGQPNIESDAEIIEFTSKFLDNLKLQNIIIDICDRELVESYVHKIFQSDSPNLVGDILRAVDKIQKKKKYEIIKEYSEKGYSSSDLEKILEFSQIKGSPEEIEKKLDVKELKNWNKLRLLFTSLKNRHVNNIRINFGIVRGLDYYSGIVFEAFDSTSDLGALVGGGRYDNLTKAFGREDLGATGVAGGVERIVNSLEKQGIDVDTKTSQIWVAYINEEMQKIALGIVSQLRQKGIHAEADLGGKPLKKQMEMASNSKYVIIVAPKEYSTKSVVLRDMKDGTEKQVQIESILSDPKSSLQL is encoded by the coding sequence TTGGATTTACCACGGGGAATGAGAGATATAGAATTTCAAGAAACTGCTAAAATTGAATATATAAGACAAAAATTTATCCAAACTTCAAATCTTTTTGGATTCCACTTTATGGAACCGTCTCCAATTGAATTAGTTTCAGTAATAGAGACAAAAAGTGGTCCTTCTATTAAAAATGAAATTTATTATTTTACTGATAAAGGTGATCGGGAGGTCGCATTAAGATTTGATTTCACTATTGCACTTACTAGATATGCAGTATCGCAAAAATCAATGAAATTACCTGCTAAACTTTCTGCTTTTGGGGGTGTATGGAGATATGATGAGCCACAAAAAGGAAGATACCGATTCTTTCATCAATGGGATGTTGAAATTTATGGTCAACCCAACATAGAATCTGATGCAGAAATAATTGAATTTACATCTAAATTTCTAGATAATCTAAAATTACAAAATATAATCATAGACATATGCGATCGTGAACTTGTAGAATCATATGTTCACAAAATCTTTCAATCAGATTCACCAAATCTTGTAGGCGACATACTAAGAGCCGTAGATAAAATTCAAAAAAAGAAAAAATATGAAATAATTAAAGAGTATAGCGAAAAAGGTTATTCTAGTTCTGATCTAGAAAAAATACTTGAATTTTCTCAAATTAAAGGATCGCCTGAAGAAATAGAAAAAAAATTAGATGTAAAAGAATTAAAAAACTGGAATAAACTACGACTCCTCTTTACCTCATTAAAAAATAGACATGTTAACAATATCAGAATAAACTTTGGTATTGTAAGGGGTCTTGATTATTATTCTGGTATAGTGTTTGAAGCGTTTGATTCAACATCTGATCTTGGGGCACTTGTAGGTGGAGGTAGATATGATAATTTGACAAAAGCTTTTGGGCGAGAGGATTTGGGTGCAACTGGAGTGGCAGGTGGTGTTGAACGTATAGTTAACTCTCTTGAAAAACAAGGAATTGATGTTGATACAAAAACATCACAGATTTGGGTTGCATATATTAATGAAGAAATGCAAAAAATTGCACTTGGCATAGTGTCTCAACTAAGACAAAAAGGTATACATGCAGAAGCAGATCTGGGCGGAAAACCCCTGAAAAAACAAATGGAAATGGCATCAAACTCAAAATATGTGATCATCGTGGCTCCAAAAGAATACTCTACAAAATCTGTTGTATTACGTGATATGAAAGATGGAACTGAAAAACAAGTTCAGATTGAATCTATATTATCTGATCCAAAGTCTAGTCTTCAACTCTAA
- a CDS encoding translation initiation factor IF-6 — translation MGIFKYDVYRSPNVGIYTKCNDDFVFLPNGFATSKAKNLSEFLQTDYIFTSVANTRLLGPLMVVNNKGMLLPRNCLEEELSHLKKSTGLNVDILETKHTAIGNLICVNDKGGIMSPLIPNEFVKKVEDVLGIEVLQKRVAGYHQDGAMTVATSHGGIIHPNIEEDDIKVFSEVLGVELEPATINGGSPYLASGILANNKSLVVGTLTNGPELVMLTRAFRVED, via the coding sequence TTGGGAATTTTCAAATACGATGTCTATCGCAGTCCTAACGTAGGAATATACACTAAATGTAATGATGATTTTGTTTTTTTACCCAATGGCTTTGCAACATCAAAAGCAAAAAACCTATCAGAATTTCTGCAAACTGATTACATTTTTACTTCAGTAGCAAACACAAGATTGCTTGGACCGCTCATGGTTGTTAACAATAAGGGAATGTTATTACCACGTAATTGTTTAGAAGAAGAACTTTCACATCTCAAAAAATCAACTGGTCTTAATGTAGATATTCTAGAAACCAAACATACTGCGATTGGGAATTTGATCTGTGTTAATGATAAAGGTGGAATAATGTCTCCTTTGATTCCAAATGAATTTGTAAAGAAAGTTGAAGATGTGCTAGGAATTGAAGTATTACAGAAAAGGGTTGCAGGCTATCACCAAGATGGAGCGATGACGGTTGCCACATCACATGGAGGAATTATTCATCCGAATATTGAAGAAGATGACATCAAAGTTTTTTCGGAAGTGTTAGGAGTAGAACTTGAACCTGCAACAATAAACGGCGGTTCTCCCTATCTTGCATCAGGCATACTAGCAAATAACAAGTCGCTTGTAGTAGGAACCTTGACGAATGGACCTGAACTTGTAATGCTTACAAGGGCATTTAGAGTTGAAGACTAG
- a CDS encoding ferredoxin family protein, which translates to MPIDPNFPKNHTAIEKFKDPLSDNFHLVWGPGRLAEAASDQKVKTAYAENGEEIKPMGIHGTFVAVDWDSCIADGVCLLSCPVKVFEWYKNPGETGRNDRKDYTDKASPVKEADCIWCMACVEVCPTKAIKVDQAIMDIHEKEMAKFS; encoded by the coding sequence ATGCCTATAGATCCAAATTTTCCAAAAAACCATACTGCTATTGAAAAATTCAAAGATCCATTAAGCGATAACTTTCACCTTGTTTGGGGTCCAGGAAGACTTGCTGAAGCTGCTTCCGATCAAAAGGTCAAGACAGCATATGCAGAAAATGGAGAAGAAATCAAACCAATGGGAATCCATGGTACTTTTGTTGCAGTAGATTGGGATTCTTGTATAGCTGATGGAGTTTGTCTTCTTAGTTGTCCTGTTAAAGTATTTGAATGGTACAAAAATCCTGGAGAAACTGGAAGAAATGACAGGAAAGATTATACCGATAAGGCAAGCCCAGTTAAAGAGGCAGATTGTATATGGTGTATGGCATGTGTAGAAGTCTGTCCAACAAAAGCAATCAAAGTTGATCAGGCAATCATGGACATTCACGAAAAAGAGATGGCAAAGTTCAGTTAG
- a CDS encoding ferredoxin family protein, with amino-acid sequence MPIPEDFPKGMKPIGKIVHGDGEHFHFRWGPGRKAEAAENAEVIASYKARGEKIEPLGVSGTMVAVDWDSCVADGACIEACPVQVFQWYRTEKDIPAAKATNQTFAGTGSSEKEHRADYTDKADPIREHDCIWCMACVSVCPPQAIKVDQSNLEHHEKAAGTFTKMETGSVNPHAHH; translated from the coding sequence ATGCCAATACCAGAAGATTTTCCAAAAGGAATGAAGCCAATTGGAAAAATAGTACACGGCGATGGTGAACATTTCCACTTTAGATGGGGTCCAGGTAGGAAGGCGGAAGCAGCTGAAAATGCTGAAGTTATCGCTTCATACAAGGCCCGTGGTGAGAAAATAGAACCATTAGGTGTAAGCGGTACAATGGTTGCAGTAGATTGGGATTCTTGTGTTGCTGATGGTGCATGCATTGAGGCTTGTCCAGTACAAGTTTTTCAGTGGTACCGAACTGAAAAAGATATTCCAGCGGCAAAAGCTACAAATCAAACATTTGCTGGAACTGGAAGTTCTGAAAAAGAACATAGAGCTGATTACACAGATAAGGCTGACCCAATAAGAGAGCATGATTGTATTTGGTGCATGGCCTGCGTTTCTGTTTGTCCTCCACAGGCAATCAAAGTTGATCAGTCAAATCTAGAACATCACGAAAAAGCAGCCGGAACCTTTACAAAAATGGAAACAGGTTCTGTTAATCCACACGCACACCACTAA
- a CDS encoding site-specific integrase yields the protein MTTLDIHNSRRRIEYAKRSFQRRFSTCNARIACEFLDRLIIENKSYGRIANYAEAIKRILDIKDNKRILDWTKKEIELVHKVLAESNYENSVKKDTLTALKRLYHYALHDEMADKSKGKDYDPNVSWIVPSYFRDRYEKIQAKDLLTDPELEKLFKAVKEVSKGRYVKRNVAAVVTLFEGSFRPGELLNIKIGGIQFEEDFVRVHTTGKTGPKTLALVTSFVPIKEWLAEHPSSDDPDAFLWYHNNKEGMMTYPMLFRIIKRSSQVAGIKKRVWAYLFRHTSLTMYSKKFGNLVKLYGNWSKSSNMLSRYEHLASSDQEDAILKLHGIKKQDESESILFSKICSSCKERNSSDKSHCAKCGTVLSKKLAQKREENLQYDTKRIESYAKDVANLKKDYNELKEIITKVLNAKSSS from the coding sequence ATGACAACACTTGACATTCACAATTCAAGGCGTAGAATAGAGTATGCCAAGAGAAGCTTTCAGAGACGATTCTCAACTTGTAATGCCAGAATAGCATGTGAATTTCTTGACAGACTAATAATAGAGAACAAGTCGTATGGCCGAATTGCTAACTATGCAGAAGCTATCAAGCGAATCTTGGATATCAAAGACAACAAGAGGATATTGGACTGGACAAAGAAGGAGATTGAATTAGTACACAAGGTACTAGCCGAGTCTAATTATGAAAACTCGGTCAAAAAAGATACCCTGACTGCACTCAAGAGACTGTACCATTATGCATTACATGATGAAATGGCAGACAAGTCAAAGGGAAAGGACTATGATCCTAATGTATCTTGGATTGTACCAAGCTACTTTAGAGATAGATATGAGAAGATACAGGCCAAGGATCTGCTCACTGATCCTGAGCTTGAAAAATTGTTCAAAGCTGTCAAAGAAGTCAGCAAGGGAAGATATGTCAAGCGAAACGTAGCTGCTGTTGTTACACTCTTTGAAGGATCGTTTAGACCGGGTGAGCTGCTCAACATCAAAATAGGAGGTATACAGTTTGAAGAAGATTTTGTGCGGGTTCACACAACAGGTAAGACAGGACCCAAGACGCTTGCACTTGTGACAAGCTTTGTGCCAATCAAAGAGTGGCTTGCAGAACACCCGTCTAGTGATGACCCTGATGCCTTTCTCTGGTACCACAACAACAAAGAAGGCATGATGACATATCCAATGCTATTTCGTATAATCAAGAGGTCTTCCCAGGTGGCAGGAATCAAAAAGCGCGTATGGGCATATCTATTTCGACATACATCACTTACAATGTATTCAAAGAAGTTTGGCAATCTTGTCAAGCTGTACGGAAACTGGTCAAAAAGTTCCAACATGTTATCAAGATATGAACATCTTGCATCCTCTGACCAGGAAGATGCCATACTAAAATTACATGGAATCAAAAAGCAGGACGAATCTGAATCAATTTTATTCTCAAAGATCTGCTCTTCCTGCAAGGAAAGAAACTCTTCTGACAAGAGTCATTGTGCCAAATGTGGTACGGTATTGTCAAAGAAGCTTGCACAGAAAAGAGAAGAAAATCTACAATATGATACAAAAAGAATTGAGAGCTATGCCAAAGATGTGGCCAATCTAAAGAAAGACTATAACGAACTTAAAGAAATTATTACCAAAGTCCTCAATGCAAAGTCAAGCTCATGA
- a CDS encoding AbrB/MazE/SpoVT family DNA-binding domain-containing protein produces the protein MLEIVLQKQRSRNYKDTNYKYRITIPTQIVEQLELEGRKKLKIFVVEDAIVIRKIPNT, from the coding sequence GTGTTGGAAATTGTACTGCAAAAGCAAAGGTCTAGGAACTACAAAGATACCAACTACAAGTACCGTATCACAATACCTACACAAATTGTAGAACAGCTTGAACTAGAAGGAAGAAAAAAGCTTAAGATCTTTGTTGTGGAAGATGCAATTGTAATCAGGAAGATCCCTAACACATGA
- a CDS encoding ATP-binding protein — protein sequence MIVGKPPKDVVDRKEEVGKIVNTMLDTKANVNYALIGHRRIGKSTILGEVRRQIGKKLITVYVDFGEFRYSPVDLAEKLTEELTHAYYNTLPTTSKIASKVKSALTQLSEIKRVRARFIAGIDEQGSPIIAIDPYVKDRDENYRKALTDVFEYANKISEASGRRVVIIIDEFQHIIEYKKFSDLKNILDVIRAILERRKNVSFIVSGSRIHYLRNILAEGGSPLFGHFIILEIKELAKIYAVELFLKSQPAASKQDAERAFDLVGGHPFYLVMLGHAYKKTESLTDTYQELLTSTTGALYIYVNYIVTEDLGSDYKSTAYWKILVSLSTGEKTVSDIAKDASLKMTGLPKFLTKLIEYDLVQKTEGKYSITDKIIRDFFNSYWV from the coding sequence ATGATAGTAGGTAAACCGCCTAAAGATGTTGTAGACAGAAAAGAGGAAGTAGGAAAAATAGTAAACACTATGCTTGATACAAAAGCCAATGTGAACTATGCCTTGATCGGGCATAGAAGGATCGGAAAGTCAACCATATTGGGAGAAGTAAGGCGTCAAATAGGTAAGAAACTTATCACAGTATACGTAGATTTTGGAGAATTTCGATACTCACCAGTTGACCTTGCCGAGAAATTAACTGAGGAACTGACACATGCGTATTACAATACACTACCTACCACGTCAAAGATTGCATCCAAAGTAAAATCTGCATTAACACAGCTAAGTGAAATAAAGCGAGTCCGTGCAAGATTTATCGCAGGCATTGACGAACAGGGCAGTCCAATAATAGCAATAGACCCGTACGTCAAAGACAGGGATGAAAACTATCGCAAGGCGTTAACAGACGTCTTCGAGTATGCAAACAAGATATCTGAGGCTTCTGGTCGTAGAGTCGTAATCATAATAGATGAATTCCAGCACATTATAGAATACAAAAAATTCTCTGATCTAAAAAATATTCTTGATGTCATTCGAGCTATCCTTGAGCGCAGAAAGAATGTCTCCTTTATAGTAAGCGGTTCAAGAATACATTATCTGAGAAATATTCTGGCAGAAGGAGGCAGTCCACTCTTTGGTCATTTTATCATACTAGAGATAAAGGAATTGGCAAAAATCTATGCGGTAGAATTATTTCTAAAGTCTCAGCCTGCTGCAAGCAAGCAAGATGCCGAGCGAGCATTTGATCTTGTTGGAGGACATCCATTTTATCTTGTAATGCTTGGACATGCATACAAAAAGACAGAGTCGTTGACAGATACATATCAAGAGTTGCTTACAAGTACTACAGGAGCACTGTACATCTATGTCAATTATATTGTAACAGAAGACTTGGGCTCTGATTACAAGAGTACTGCATACTGGAAGATACTTGTCTCGCTGTCTACAGGAGAAAAGACAGTGTCTGATATTGCAAAGGATGCTTCTCTTAAAATGACAGGCCTGCCCAAGTTTTTGACTAAATTGATAGAGTACGACTTGGTTCAAAAAACTGAAGGAAAGTACAGTATAACAGACAAGATAATTCGAGACTTTTTTAACAGTTACTGGGTATGA
- a CDS encoding winged helix-turn-helix domain-containing protein, whose amino-acid sequence MAPSTKNINVDVMNRILKVLYEQSPIKLTNLAMASGLNYNTCKRYLHLMKIFGWIETSSEDDVTMARITEAGGKIHSTLNDQ is encoded by the coding sequence ATGGCGCCTAGTACAAAAAATATCAACGTAGACGTGATGAATAGGATACTGAAGGTATTGTATGAGCAGAGCCCAATAAAGCTGACAAACCTTGCAATGGCTTCAGGCCTGAACTACAACACATGCAAAAGATATTTGCATTTGATGAAAATCTTTGGCTGGATAGAAACTTCAAGTGAGGACGATGTTACCATGGCTAGAATTACAGAAGCAGGCGGAAAAATTCATAGTACGTTGAATGATCAATAG
- a CDS encoding replication factor C small subunit, protein MTETSMWVEKYRPTKLSSIINQKDIIGSLKSLLKNAAEMPHLMFSGSAGVGKTTTALCLAREILGDNWKDHTLELNASDERGINMVRDRVKKFARFSGLDTKIPFKLIILDEADEMTSDAQTALRRIIEDTARYCRFILIANNISKIIDPLQSRCAVFKFTRISEEDIISHLEEICKKEKIKFDKNGLETIHEYSEGDMRHSINILQATASLGIVNESNVKAASGLTKTNDVGEILSLAIEGKLSDARNKMIELIKVYGMSESDFLKYLNEYAYKIKTTHLSEILESIAKYDYRLIIGANPEIQLSALLAELGKIGK, encoded by the coding sequence ATGACTGAAACTTCCATGTGGGTAGAAAAGTACCGGCCTACGAAGCTGTCTTCTATAATAAACCAAAAAGATATAATTGGTAGTCTGAAATCTCTTTTGAAAAATGCCGCTGAAATGCCACACCTTATGTTTTCTGGATCTGCTGGAGTTGGCAAAACTACTACAGCATTATGTCTAGCAAGAGAAATTCTAGGGGATAATTGGAAAGATCACACACTTGAGCTGAATGCCTCAGATGAACGTGGCATAAACATGGTAAGAGATAGAGTAAAAAAATTTGCACGTTTTTCAGGACTTGATACAAAAATTCCATTCAAATTAATAATTTTAGACGAGGCGGATGAAATGACCTCTGATGCACAAACGGCCTTACGTAGGATTATAGAAGATACTGCTAGATATTGTAGGTTTATCTTAATTGCAAATAACATATCAAAAATTATAGACCCACTTCAGAGTAGATGTGCTGTTTTCAAGTTTACAAGAATATCTGAAGAGGACATTATATCACATCTAGAGGAAATTTGTAAAAAAGAAAAAATAAAATTTGATAAAAATGGACTTGAAACTATACATGAATATTCTGAAGGAGACATGCGTCATTCCATCAACATATTACAAGCAACAGCAAGTCTTGGAATAGTAAATGAATCAAATGTAAAAGCAGCATCTGGCCTCACAAAGACAAATGATGTTGGCGAGATCTTGAGTCTTGCCATAGAAGGAAAATTATCTGATGCTAGAAACAAAATGATTGAATTAATCAAAGTCTATGGAATGTCAGAATCAGACTTTTTAAAATATTTGAATGAATATGCGTACAAAATTAAAACCACTCATCTTTCTGAAATATTGGAATCAATAGCAAAATACGATTACAGATTAATTATTGGTGCAAATCCAGAAATTCAGCTATCTGCACTTTTAGCAGAACTTGGGAAAATAGGAAAATAA